Genomic DNA from Acuticoccus sp. MNP-M23:
GTCGATGGCGGGGAACGAGATTTCCGCCGAATCGATGGTGCCGAGCCGCAGCGCCGTCATCGTGTCTGCGGGCGGCAGCGACTGTGCCTGCACGCCGAGTTTCTGAAGGACGCGGGCGCCGAGGCCGAAGATGCGCATCTTCAGGCCCTGCAGGTCCTCAACGCTCTCGATCGGCTCGCGGAACCAGCCCGAAGCTTCCGGCACCAGCACGGCGCACAGCTCCGAATGGATGTCGAAGCGCTCGCCGATCTTGTTCCACTCTTCCTCGCCGCCGCCGAAATACCACCACGCGGTGTACTCGCGCACGTCCGGTCCGAAAGGAACTGCCGTGAAGAGGCCGGCGGCCGGAATGATGCCTTGCGCAAAGCCCGGCGAGTACCAGCCCGCATCCACCGCGCCGGTGGACACAGCGTCCCAGATCTCGTTGGACGCGACGATGGCGCCCGGATCGTTGAACTCGATCTCGAGGTCGCCGCCGGTGAGCCGCGAGACGCGCTCGCCCAGCTCGCGCCCGGTGTCGCCCAGCAGCGGCAACGTTCCGGCATAGATCGACTGCATGATGAGTGTTTCGGCCTGCGCGGCGCCCGAAAGCATGGTGATCGCGGCCGCAGCCGCCAACGTTTTCTTCAGCAACGGAAGTCCTCCCTCAAGCGCCCGCTTTTTGTTTCCGGGCTTACGGTTTTGTCTAAAGCATAGTGCAGGAGCGTGCAAAACGCCGCGCGGGATTTCTTGCCGTCAGGCCGCTTGTGCCACCATTTTGCGCGCACGCTCGGCAATGTGCGCAGCGGTCACGCGCACTGCGTTTTCCATTGTGGGCGCGTAGGATATCGGTGCGCGCGGAGCACCGACGCGGGCAATCGGCGCACGCAGCGGCAGGTTCTCTGCAACGCTCGCCGCAATTTCGGCGCCGAAGCCGCCCACCTGCACCGCCTCGTGGGCCACCAGCAGGCGGCCGGTCTTTTTCACCGAGGCAAACACCGCGTCCCTGTCCCACGGCCAGAGCGAACGCAGGTCGATCACCTCGGCATCAACCCCCTCGTCCGCCAGAAGGGTGGCGGCGGCCAGTGCTTCGTGGACGCAAGCCGACCATGACACCAGCGTCAGGTCCGCCCCCTCCCGGCGGATCGCCGCCTTGCCGATGGGGAGAGGCGCAGCGTCGATGTCGACCTCGCCTTCCAGCGGCCACAGACCCTTGTGTTCCAGGTAGACCACCGGATCATCGCACCGGATGGCCGAGAGAAGCAGGCCGAAATTGTCCTGCGGGGTGGAGGGACACACCACCACCAGCCCCGGAATGTGCGTATACCAGGCCTCCAGCGACTGGGAGTGCTGGGCGGCCGACGAGCGCCACATGCCCATCGGCTCGCGCACCGTGATCGGCACCTTGGACTGCCCGCCGAACATGAAGCGCGCCTTGGCCGCCTGGTTGACCAGCTCGTCGATGGCGCAGAGCGCGAAATCGGAAAAGCGCATTTCCACGACGGGGCGCGTGCCGGTCATGGCCGCACCCACGGCAACGCCCATGATCGCCGCTTCCGAGATGGGCGCATCGCAGATGCGGGCAGCGCCGAACTCGTCCACCAGCCCCTTGTACTGGCCGAACACGCCGCCGCGGCCAAGATCCTCGCCAAGGCACCAGACCGACGGGTCGGCCTGCATGGCAACGCGGACTGCCTGGCGCCCCGCTTCGATGTAGGTGGTGATTGTCATCAGTAGGCCATTTCGCGGGGGGAGCCGGTGTCCTGCACATCGTCGAAGGCGCCATCGGCATCCGGATAGGGCTGGGCTGCCGCAAAGGCGGCGTGCCCGCCCATTTCGGCACGGGCGGCTGCAAGGTCGGCGTCCAGCGCGGCGGGATCGACCCCAGCAAGGCGGAGCGCCTCCCTGGTGGCGGCGACGGGATCTTCCTCGGCAATCCGCCGGGCGACCTCCTCGGCAGGACGGTAGGCGCCGGGGTCGGCGGAGGTGTGGCCCGTGTGGCGGAAGGTGATGGCGTGAATGAGCATCGGCCCCTCCCCTGCACGGACACGGGCGATGGCAGCGCGCGAAACTTCTTCCACGGCGCCGACATCGTTGCCGTTCACCGTTTCGGCGGGAAGGCCGATGGACCTTGCGCGGGCGGCGGCACCGTCCCCGCCGGTCATGGTGGACGTGCGCGTTGTCGCGGCCCAGCCATTGTCCTCGCACACGAACAGGACGGGGAGCTGGAAGACCTGCGCCCAGTTCAGCCCTTCCAGAAACGGCCCGCGGTTGATGGCGCCATCGCCGAACAGGCAGGCGACGATCCGGTCGTCACCGGCAAGCTTGATGGCGTGCGCTGCGCCGGCGGCAATGGTGATGTTGGCCGACACGACGCCGTTGGCGCCCAGCATTCCCACCGAAAAATCTGCGATATGCATGGAGCCGCCCTTGCCGCCGCAGGAGCCGCCGGCGCGTCCGAACAGCTCGCACATCATCGCGCGCGGGTCGGCGCCCTTGGCCAGCGTGTGGCCGTGGCCGCGGTG
This window encodes:
- a CDS encoding alpha-ketoacid dehydrogenase subunit beta, with translation MTITTYIEAGRQAVRVAMQADPSVWCLGEDLGRGGVFGQYKGLVDEFGAARICDAPISEAAIMGVAVGAAMTGTRPVVEMRFSDFALCAIDELVNQAAKARFMFGGQSKVPITVREPMGMWRSSAAQHSQSLEAWYTHIPGLVVVCPSTPQDNFGLLLSAIRCDDPVVYLEHKGLWPLEGEVDIDAAPLPIGKAAIRREGADLTLVSWSACVHEALAAATLLADEGVDAEVIDLRSLWPWDRDAVFASVKKTGRLLVAHEAVQVGGFGAEIAASVAENLPLRAPIARVGAPRAPISYAPTMENAVRVTAAHIAERARKMVAQAA
- a CDS encoding thiamine pyrophosphate-dependent dehydrogenase E1 component subunit alpha; the encoded protein is MRPNIDADRLREHYRLMLRIRAFEECAIEGAVEKRVLGAIHPSIGQEAVAAGVVSNLRRDDRLLSTHRGHGHTLAKGADPRAMMCELFGRAGGSCGGKGGSMHIADFSVGMLGANGVVSANITIAAGAAHAIKLAGDDRIVACLFGDGAINRGPFLEGLNWAQVFQLPVLFVCEDNGWAATTRTSTMTGGDGAAARARSIGLPAETVNGNDVGAVEEVSRAAIARVRAGEGPMLIHAITFRHTGHTSADPGAYRPAEEVARRIAEEDPVAATREALRLAGVDPAALDADLAAARAEMGGHAAFAAAQPYPDADGAFDDVQDTGSPREMAY
- a CDS encoding TRAP transporter substrate-binding protein, with translation MLKKTLAAAAAITMLSGAAQAETLIMQSIYAGTLPLLGDTGRELGERVSRLTGGDLEIEFNDPGAIVASNEIWDAVSTGAVDAGWYSPGFAQGIIPAAGLFTAVPFGPDVREYTAWWYFGGGEEEWNKIGERFDIHSELCAVLVPEASGWFREPIESVEDLQGLKMRIFGLGARVLQKLGVQAQSLPPADTMTALRLGTIDSAEISFPAIDLNLEMNTYANNYYFPGWHQQTSLITFIVNKAVWDGLSDQKRAVIEEVCAANVTRTMARGESMQLEPMAKLKDAGVNFQTWSPEMLDAFRGAWDEVAVEMSAEDEEFARVWKNFQDFRENYKEWGNLGYLQ